The segment gtgtcccgtcgtatttatattccctgtgtcccggtcgtcatttgtgtcccggtctgtatatacattcgtttttgaattgggtatatgatgaaataaatttttgtgttttcccgctttttttctttttagttttttttggtttttaccatttttttagtctttttctctttttctttttagtttttttttgtagtttttacctattttatttctttttatttttatttttattttttttagttttgtttttctcgtgtccctgtgtcccggtcgtcatttaaattcctgtgtcccggtcgtcatttgtgccccggtgtcttttttttgttgtttttacctagccaaggttcaaacctgcaacctctcggacccagaacctggaacataacgcgctACCTACTCAGCTACTccgggcttgaatacattcgtttttgaattggtatatgatgaaataattcagacgtcatatgcggacagacataTAGACCCCGCGCCACAcctacagctagtatatatatataaaaagtagCGGTTGGGTGGCACAAgaaggcgcttcgcgccaattTTGTGTTACACACaaatttagagttagaaaatttaaataaagaagagaagaataataggctacgtaaacaggaggcaaaagttgctctccttcatcgagttatgggagaaatactaATCGTAAATGaccgagaatatactccaccgaatacggctagaaggtcagatatgacgttggactttacaacagaaatttataactgcactttagttacgattgaagatttgtgcttttctattgcaaacaaacttctcaagcatttgggaatgccttcatctaatcgtactgcttctatttctacatgtgtagaatgggatcgtgaacaaagttacaacacaattgatctattgtcgtatgttacagaccaTGACAacgggacaaaaggaatataaatgacgactgggacaatcaaagagaaattacaaaccgagacaccaggatacaaatgacgaccgggacacagggaaacaactacaacggggacgccagaaGGGCACATGGGGCTTGGAGgacgcgaagcacccccaccaactaggtgttggtgtggcaagaaacgccacaccaacagctagtacataataaaaatataagaatataaaagttcgttacgtaagttaattctataTTTCTATAATACGTATATtgtttactagtaaaaacgtttgttaaaaattaaaagttctagttgaattttcaagtaacaaaaaattagagggcaactaggcctcctccccaccccttttttctcaaaatcgtcagatcaaaactaagtgaaagccatttagccaaaaaaaaaagaattaatatgaaaacttcattttaataatttatgtgcggagtgccaaaatcaaacatgcattaatttgaaaacgttcagaaattaaataaaaaaaacttttttttctgaaagtaaggagcgacattaaaacttaaaacaaacataaactactccatgtatgaaaggggctgttcacttctcaataacccgctctttacactgaagttctttactgtttaataaagtagaatttagaGAAAGAGACTTAACATTCGCGTAAAGGGTTAGGCGTTGAGAAgtgaacagctcctttcatacacggagtaatttctgttcgttttaagttttaatgttgctccttactttcagttgaaacaagagctaagagctcatatggcacttgtgacgaggcaagaagagctaagagccaagagagcatatggtatgagctctagcaaaattctatgaatcaatagattgatttaaaaggaaaataagaggcttaataccggtcaggatttaaaataagagctctgagtcacgatgtccttctaaatatcaaaattcattaagatccgatcacccactcgtattttataaatacctaattttttctattttttcctctcccaaatggtcaaatctgggaaaacgactttatcaagtcaatttatgcagctccctgacacaccaaccaattttcatcgtcctagcacgtccagaagcaccaaactcgccaaatcactgaacccttccccccaactccccaaagagagcgaatccagtacggttccgtcaatcacgtatcaaagacatttgcttattctatccaccaagcttcatcccgattcctccactccaagtattttccaagatatccttctccaactcccccaatgtcaaaagatctggtcgggatttgaaataagagctctgagacatgaattccttctaaatatcaaatttcattaagatccgatcacctattcgtaaaataaaaatatcccaattttcacgttttgcaagaattccggtttccccctccaactccccccaatgtcacaagatctggtcagaatttaaaattagagcttaaaGCGCAACacccttctaatatcaaatttcgttaagatctggtcaccctttcataagtttcaaatacctcaattttcaaattaccccccccccaaaccccaccaaagagaacagatccagtctgattatgtcagtcacgtgtcttagacaggtttttattctccccatccagtttcatcctgatctcaccgctttaagtatttttaagatttccggttctcctcaactgccgcccccccccaattacgctggatccggctgagatttaaaatgagagatctgactcacgaggtccttctaaatatgaagtttcatgaagatccgatcgctccttcgtaaatcaaaaatacattatttttctaatttttcagaattaacccccccccccaaatagagcggatccgttccaattatgtaaatcacgtatctaagacttctgcttatttNNNNNNNNNNNNNNNNNNNNNNNNNNNNNNNNNNNNNNNNNNNNNNNNNNNNNNNNNNNNNNNNNNNNNNNNNNNNNNNNNNNNNNNNNNNNNNNNNNNNATAATCACATGGGgcattttgttttcccttaagatgttcaaattcataatctaagtcttggattttcaaaatccatCTTGCGAGTATTCCCGTtggctttttgaaagtttgcaGATATTGCAAGCTTTTGTGGTCTGAAcgcagtttaaattttctgcctACCAAATAATGTCTGAACTTGTCCAAATGGTgtataattgataataattcaagctgtgTAGCAGAATAATTACTTTCTCCAGAAGTTAAGGTGCGAGAAGCGTACGCTATCACTCTTTCTTCcccatttattatttgggagaggATCGCCCCAATTCCCTTGTTTGAGGCATCTGTTGTAACAacgaattgtcctgtttggaaGTCAGGTAGCGATAAAATAGGTTCTGAGGttagagccttttttaaatgaccTAATGCATTCTGAGCTGTATTAGACCACACAATTTTTTGTGGGTTGCCTCTCGTGAGGTCCGTTAAAGGTTTTGCAACTTGTGCGTAATCTCTTATAAATTTTCGGAAATAGCTCATTAATCCTAAGATTCCtcgtaattgtttaattgtttgggggggctttatatttttaacggattttattttttcagggtctggggaaatttgtccttgcgttacaactactcctaaaaattttagttttgtttgaaaaagatttactttttctggtctacattttaaattgccttctcTAAATTTCCCAAACACTTTTGCTAGTGTCTCTAAATGGTCCTCCGCGTCTTTGTCCATAGCTATGACgtcatcaacaaaatgaattatgttatttaggcctcttagtaaatgaaggaggggtctacacaatgcactcgaactagtttttagtccaaatggtactcttaagtattcataagaaccacattctgttgttgaaaaagctgttttaaaaacatcGCCCTCagctatttttacttgatgatatccttgtgtcaaatctagggaagtaaatattttatttttatttgatatctagtctagaatttcgtctattctaggtaggggaaatttgtcactTACTACTTGTTTATTTAAAGCTCTATAATCTACCACTAGTCTAAGatcattattctttttcggGACTAAAATAACGGGGGCAGAGTATGGGCTTATGCTTGGCcttatgatttgatttttttcgagttcatgtattttgtttattagccattccttatgtttataaggaattctGTATGGTTGTTTTGCAACTGGCGGCCCTGTGGTTTGTATTGCGtgttcataaaatgggataagtcctATGTCATCTTCAGATGTCGAAAAGACATCTTTATATTTCCATAATAagtcgcataatttttgttttaatgacacGTCGGTTATGTGACTTAGTTCGAATTTCTCAAGGAATTGAGATCGCGTCAGTGGATATTCTCTGTCAACGTAAACATTAATATTATTCACgtagtttttttccaattttttccaattattaatgTCGGATTCCGATACTACCTGTATCTCTACTAAACATGTACCTTTACTTAGGGTAATTAGGTCGTTTTCGTGGGTGTTCGTTACCCAAATGTAACCTTCtcccttttcgtaatttataatttgttcctCACAAACTACATATTTCGGGAGATTTTCCGACGGTGATGCtacccaaatttcatttttatcgtTAACTGGTTCTAACATTTGTGATATTTGGACCCTCTGCATGGatttagggggaatttttgttttacgcactacaaatccataatatttttcgttattttcttcttttattgaatttagaaGATTCTCCGCTGGgtttttttctggaatttttattttttcaagttttttccataaataacaaatttcttgaatttgtttgtttctatacTTTTTCATGTTACCTATATTTTCCCTTACTTTGTttgcttgtatgttatttatcATCGATATGGTATCCGTCGGGtagataaactttgaatttactacatctaataatattttatttgattttaaaaaatttgcgcCTATTATCGCTtcgtatggaaaatttttacaaactatAAATCGAGTATAAAAATTTCTGTTATCCTTGCGCAAGGCTAGATACACAGTGCCTTTCACATCCAGGTCGTGTCCGGTTACACTTGATAAATTGGGACAGATATTGCTCATTCGTCGTTTAATATAGTTgggtaatttattaaatactgatgaatttatcacatttactgttgctcctgaatctataagggctgagaaataaatattccctgcgttgaaattttcaaatactggtaacatcttattattatttgcacttaaaaatggtattattACTGGGGGGGACCTATAAATTATCttgccaccaaattttggtcctacGAATTTTGGGGGCTTATATCGTTTCCCTGGGATTCCCAGATGTTAGATGtagaattttcatttgttctgttttgggttCCTTGGTTATTACTTGAGATGGAGCTATTATATGGCTGCCGTCGGCTGATGTAATTTTCTCTTGTATTTCTGTTCCAACTATTACTGGGTTGATTTGTTCTTCCACGATACCCTCCTCGATATTGATATGCATTGCGTTGAAAATTTCGACTTTGGGTGGGATAATTACCTCCTGTTACAAAGGTGTTTCCTCGATCACCTCTTGGGACGTACCCActatagtttgtccccctggacaaacggTTACCCGTTCCCCTAATGTTTGGTCGATTATTATTGTTTGCAAAACAATTTCTTGCGATGTGTCCTAATCGGTTACATGTGTAGCACCTTAATGGTTCATTGTTAGTTTGTGCCCTTAattgattattgggggcaaaacGTACTTGTCTTGGTGGTGTGGTGGTTCGAATTTGATTTCGAACAGGTTTGGGCGATGATTCTCGGGAGAAAAATCGCGGAGAGGAATCCCTTGATCTTACAGGGGCTTTGCTTTCTACAGcatttattgacattttttgaTGCTGCAGGACAATCGAATCAATTTCTACGGCTCTTTCTATTTCCTGAACTGCTAGTTCTaggttatcaatatttttagctatcaAAAGGCGGTATAACTTTGGGTTTAGtccctgtttaaatgcatttagtatgattttttcatataattccccTTCTCCTGGACCGTATCGCGCTTCTGTTGCGATTCTAACCTTATGCAAGTACTCACGAACGTTTTGGGTCTGTTCGAAAGTAACTAGGCCatgttttagtttattcaatGAACTTGTGTCAATGAATCTTTTTTGGAAGGCCTGTTGCAATAATTCTATTGAGTTAATGGTTGAGGTTGCTTCTGTACCTATCGAGTTTTCGATTTGTTTTAGAAATGTTAGCGCCTGTCCTTTCAGTCTTAAaagtaacatattttttaatacttttaggtCAATTCTTGTCATTTCCACAAATTGCCCTaaatggatgttgaattgatcaacgtccgtatctccttcatattctggtaatgattttgcaatttctaccgaagttgcaataatttgttgcgcttttaatatttcatcttgTTCTTGTTccatatttattgtatttttttttttatttttttttttaaatatgcggtttaaaataatctcaatttttttttttttaattttattactgttttattttagtttcttaaagattttgatatttttgaatggggtatacctatatataagaaaaaatgcaaaaatagaaataaaatcgcACTGcacctaaaaattcaaaaagctaGGTAAAATTGCACtgcacttaaaaataaaaaaaaataaaatgtaagtaATCATACTTGTCTATGTTAGTGGGCATTAATTGCGTAGGTACTTTCGGTTCCTTTTTCTGCTTTCTTTACCCGACCGCGCCATATGTTACGGGGTGGTTTAgttaaataattagtttgtGTTGTGCTTTTATCTTAAAGGGGGTTTGAGTTGCTTGcgacttttctaagtcttaatagcttgatgtggatatgggagctaaattattaataaaataaaaaggcttcgtATAGAATCCCcggtaacctgggagacagaaccaTCTCGGTGTTGTTCGAGGTCTcttgaaacaaatatagattcccttgggaccgtgcctgaaagctagaggaactgtacctgatgccctaatacatagacagaagatgattaaatacaataaggtttatttacttacaatatacaaCTATTGACAAAATAGCTTCAATGTCTTATTGCACTAAAAGGTGAACATGAGAAATTGATCTAATGCATTCGAATCCTTCCATAAAACTAACTATTCGCCCTTGCATTGGGCTCATATATCCAACGCGCGATTTCTATGAACAAACACCCGCCAGACAGGCTTAGTGACCTGTGGAAGTTGACCTCCActactattggtaatatttaatcATGTGACTAGTCTTGCATCCAAAAGCTGGCAaggatttctcttttaattttgagaaaaacccataggtcagaataactggttacttgACTTGTTAAGTAACCTTTCACTTATCTAAATGCACGTAGCTTAACTGCGTAGGATTATGCAGACTTGTTAAATTTAGTAActgttaaattctaaatgattttattcaaacatatttcaaattgaaatttactaaaggggtgtgactgagaaatttagtcctgaatttaagagttcctaggagagtatggatgagagatttggtcctatatttgaggatttctaaggggatgtgaatgagggatttggtcctgaattttatagaggggagggggctggtctatatgttacaaaaggatttcttactaagagtgctttccacttagccaagaacattataacaaccagagtagaacaactattaaaaaaaaaatattgaaaaaaaaacaagatggatttacagccattttcactaatcttcaattcacattgtattttacttagacaagttattgtaaggcaggtgtcaacaaagctccagcagggattgctttacttaagatgcaaactagcatggtgaatacttagctggtaaaaacccaatacactagcaatgccaggaattaaacctgtaccccttggacaaaggattcccaaaccagagtgccaacaacttagcaaggaacacaaatgtgaccagagaactattatttgaaaaaagaaatattgaaaaaaactcaattcatggttgttgcttttctctactgtcccataaacaatatattttatttagacaaattaattttaagacaggtatcaacaaaactccatcagggattgtatttacttaagatacaacaagcaatgtgattgcatagctttgtgatattctagtcttaaataatgataaaaaagcaaatttacatttgctatttgttttccaaaccattttaagcaaaaccatttgcaacagcaatatgtccatggttagattagtgtctatccaaaatgctttacaacagaagggacacatttcttgcaaagcaaatactcagctttaatgctattctgtgtcatctctaaaaaattaaactgtatcaggtgtattttgatataagatacttctaagacttttagcaaggggggaggcatttcttcacaatttatacaatgtgtaaaagagcatcagggggtgagattgaaaaaaaaaactttcagggatgggtctaaaggctaaagtatgttctgggaaggtctgcttacatggagtacaaagaaactgtttcacagctttcctcaatccactttataaggttttaaagatatgcaaagacatttcctaaattttgaaaaaaaaaatattgatatggcttaaaatgctactcaaataaaaggaattgcattttaagagctaaagccagagaaaaagaaactgataattaaaaattaaggtaaatcttgttttgtcaaaatttcaatagtataggtagcctatagaccttttgagtaagcaattatctaagacttagaaatcagaaaagggttgacatagaagcctggcagtaccttcccagagtgtttttgaccctggattaattactgagtttcattcttgtaacctattccctttccaagataatgaaaattagctaaactagaattttacatattttttgctttggattcattactggaagttctattttcctgacttaacccatttctaagatagcaaacagtagccaaactagagtttgacctgaaaatttatccatggccctatagagtaaggctgaaatgtaaagagttctgacaaagatgcaacacatcttgaagcatctagtaagaatagtaattggattaacaatgctttataaccactagggtcttgcttcatcaaggttttatctctgaagccaaattaccaagctaaggtcaagtctagggcatcaaaaggatgaaacaaagatttccaagtatctacataagttttcaaaagcatattcaaactcttgacttcctgtactaaggcctatgtgaatcaaattgcaggatataacccaacatttatccaaatagccctaatacgaaaaaaaaaacaaaattaaaccttacttttgcgtggctagaattctatttgtcagcttataattcttattttatatagacttatttatagcctacgaattcttcttttcgaaatctacgcctgaaaagatcaaccaacaattatgaatggtagaaccctacggttaaaaacaatgacagttctggttaaattagagttcaaccagtcaattgtttcacgcaaaatcacttttcatgacaacctggtttgtcactgtttcacgcaaaaacagcggttgagctcaaccacaccgagtggttgagctcaaacagtctctttggttgacgcgaaaaaaggcctgattacttgtccgtgggctggcactttataacccccaaataaaaagattatttgaggattgtgacgtcagaCGACCATGTGCATGTGACTCACCTGTTGATAAGCTATGGGTTTTGTAGATAAGCTATGTTTATAGTGGAGTAGTATGATTAATAATTCTAAGGAAGCCTATCAAGTCCCTTGGGAAGAGGGTGGGATTCAAGTTCTATTTGCAATTGAACTGTCTATTGAGTTtgtaagttcagttcagaaattTCAGATGGAATATAGGCATACTGACAAGACTTATAAAATCATATGCAGAGAGGATACTAATACAGTTATATTGGAGATTACTTCAGATTTAGGAGTTTGTAAGTAGCATAATCTTGTCTGtgcttataaaatattaaggTTTTCTGGAGAGCTAGGCCTAGCTTTCAAAGGCTAGTAGGCTAGGCTCTGATGCACAGAACAAAGGTTTCTTATCAGTTAGAAAGGTGTGTTATTAGGAATAGAGCTTGGGAATGCACATTTCCTATTAccattgtttcttattttaccctaaattttcaatttaaacaatCTCAATTTTAGATGTATTTTTTCCCTCTACTCATTACTTTTCCTAATCTCTCtctaagataacaaaaagtagctTTTCTAATAGTTTAatctatttaatattttatgattaaatcaCTAATCAGACAGCTAAGAAATAGCCTAGACTTAGACCtacatttagaattaatttcatcctgaatcctaATATAGACCTATCATTTgtttgtatcagagaacttaAACTGCTCCcccctaatctatatatatatatatttatatgtatatatatatatatgtatatatatatatatatatatatatatatatatatatatatatatatatatatatatatatatatatatattattgttttttatgtatttgtgctgttgcgttggtgatttctcttttcatgatatatatatatatatatatatatatatatatatatatatatatatatatatatatatatatatggtaaaattctagttgtttgatgactttttgctatcttgaaaaggggttagattaggttaggaaaatgaaacattctgggatgagtctacaggctaaagcatatcccaggaagatattttaaagtacccacctccactccttctccctctagagggccctgaaatttgcctaaatgacaggtctatacctattgaaattttgactaaaaaacattttaccttaattttcagttaccagttgctttttctctgcctttagttctgaaaatgcaatccctgttatttgagtagagtTCTGagctaaaattttatgattaaatcaCTAATGGGACAGCTATGAAATAGCCTAGACATAGACCtacatttagaattaatttcatcctgaatcctaATATAGACCTATAATTTgtttgtatcagagaacttcAACTGCTCCcccctaatctatatatatatatatatatatatatatatatatatatatatatatatatatatatatatatatatttatatatatatatggtaaaattctagttaactgACTTCTtcttatctcagaaagggtttaggttaggaaaatgaatctttcagggatgggtctacaggctaaagtatgtcccgggaaggtattttaaagtacccacctc is part of the Artemia franciscana chromosome 1, ASM3288406v1, whole genome shotgun sequence genome and harbors:
- the LOC136026269 gene encoding GATA zinc finger domain-containing protein 4-like, whose translation is MEQEQDEILKAQQIIATSVEIAKSLPEYEGDTDVDQFNIHLGQFVEMTRIDLKVLKNMLLLRLKGQALTFLKQIENSIGTEATSTINSIELLQQAFQKRFIDTSSLNKLKHGLVTFEQTQNVREYLHKVRIATEARYGPGEGELYEKIILNAFKQGLNPKLYRLLIAKNIDNLELAVQEIERAVEIDSIVLQHQKMSINAVESKAPVRSRDSSPRFFSRESSPKPVRNQIRTTTPPRQVRFAPNNQLRAQTNNEPLRCYTCNRLGHIARNCFANNNNRPNIRGTGNRLSRGTNYSGYVPRGDRGNTFVTGGNYPTQSRNFQRNAYQYRGGYRGRTNQPSNSWNRNTRENYISRRQPYNSSISSNNQGTQNRTNENSTSNIWESQGNDISPQNS